A single region of the Lepus europaeus isolate LE1 chromosome 1, mLepTim1.pri, whole genome shotgun sequence genome encodes:
- the LOC133767015 gene encoding large ribosomal subunit protein eL21-like translates to MTNTKGERRGTRYMFSRPFRKHGVVPLATYMRIYKKGDIVDIKGMGTVQKGMPHKCYHGKTGRVYNVTQHAVGIVANKQVKGKILAKRINVCIEHIKHSKSRDSFLKRVKENDQKKKEAKEKGTRVQLKRQPAPPREAHFVRTNGKEPELLEPIPYEFMV, encoded by the coding sequence ATGACGAACACAAAGGGAGAGAGGCGAGGTACCCGGTACATGTTCTCCAGGCCTTTCAGAAAACATGGAGTTGTTCCTTTGGCCACATACATGCGCATTTACAAGAAAGGTGACATTGTGGACATCAAGGGAATGGGTACTGTTCAAAAAGGAATGCCCCATAAATGTTACCATGGAAAAACTGGAAGAGTCTACAACGTTACCCAGCATGCTGTTGgcattgttgcaaacaaacaagtGAAGGGCAAGATTCTTGCCAAGAGAATAAATGTGTGTATTGAACACATTAAGCACTCTAAGAGCCGAGATAGCTTCTTGAAACGTGTgaaggaaaatgatcagaaaaagaaggaagccaaAGAGAAGGGTACCCGGGTTCAACTAAAGCGTCAGCCTGCTCCACCCAGAGAAGCCCACTTTGtcagaaccaatggaaaggagccTGAACTGCTGGAACCCATTCCTTATGAATTCATGgtgtaa